ttctaaatacCTGGCGATATCCAATTCAGTAGATTCCATTCAAGAACATTCTATGCCACAAGAGTCACGTCTCCAGACTTGTTCTCAGCCATTGGACCGGGGGTCACCTAGAGGTCCTTCTGTTTCCCCTGCATTTTATCTTACCAATCATGGAATTTTCATAGTGTCTCTCTATTAcagttttatgtgtatttctctCAGCCCCTCAGTTTTCCTCATCCTAAGTTCCCCGAAGCAGAGGGTCATTTGTCTCCTGTTGGAGTGTTGAATAAGAGACTACACAGTGGCCAGCCTAAACCCAGGGTTGCAGTGATAGACAAGAGTCTAGGTGTAATACAGCTACAAGGGACAGGGAGGGGTCAGAAATCATATTTATCTTCGCCTCACTCTTGAATACCTCGTGTAGGACCTCAATAAATACATAGCTCAAAAGTGAGAAAGCCAATGAATAAAGAGAATGAGTGAATAAGAAATcctaaaaattaagagaaattaattaatccatgtatttgacattattttcatttattttagcttCAATGACACTGATGTGCTGAGGATTTGCATTTCTACTTTGATCAGCTCCACACAATAGGGGCCATAAACCCAGCCAGGTTTTCTGCATGGTGTGCACGTTCAGAAGGATATATGTGGTCATATTTTTTCGATGCTGTCCCTTTGCCGTCATAGGCTGCGTCTATCCCTAAAGCTGTGATAACACTTGCCAAGCACAGGCTCAGCTCCTTTATGGAAGAAGGAAACGGCTCCCTCTGAGGTGAATGCAGCCCAAGCCACAGTGCATGGCCATGTCTGTGGAAAAGGGACTGCTCTATGGAAGCCTCACCTACCCCCAGCCAGTAGCCCAGGGGTGGGGAAGAACCTGCACAACCAGGCTGAGGTGAGTTTGGGCAGTCCCACAAACTACAGATTGACGTGTGGCCAACCAGTGTCCAAGAGAAATGTGTATTAAGTTGCTGGTGTAGCTTTGTGCCAAGTCCCCACGTGACCCCAGAGGCGCTGGTGCTCCTCCCATGTTGATGTATATTCAGTATCATTCTAAAGGTGTTTTCATGGTTGGTCTCAGTCACAGGGGGCACAGGTGGTTAGGCTCGCTAATCCCGCAACACTAGAGCAGACAGGGCTTcaaggagggaggagcacagagaCAAGCCAATCAAACTACCTAACTTTGCTCCATTACTTTCAACCCAGCATCACCCCTGTTAATATTCACATGCTGGGATTCCCTCCAAGATTTTATTCCCAGAAGGGTCTCAGGGCTAAGCAAACAGTGGAGGGACCTCCACACACCCCTCCTTTGTATAGGGTATTTTTCTAGTACTTGTGGTTTTAGAACTTGAATTGGTAAAATCTTGGTTCCTACGGAACGGGCGGTCTGACCTCTTCAGTAGAGTACTTTAAGGCAGTGATTTTCAAAAGACACTTGAAAGAACTCTAGGAATGTCTTCAGAGCTGCTTCatggaggctggcagagagacaggaaatccAACTGTTTGGGATCCCACAAGGTCATCCACACTGCGTATCGCATGCTTTACATATTCAGCCACCACACGGGCTTTTTGGGGTAAACAGTGTGTTCTGTGTGTATGTCTTATCTTAGAAGCTAAGCTTTAGATTGATAAAAACCTGAGTACATCACGCCATCCCCTTTTCTAGCATCAGCAAAGAAAGATCGGCTCTAATTATGTGATAGCACAGACCATTTTACAAGAAACTGCAGTAATAATGGGAACAGACACAGGTAGGGGTTCCTGGGcagctcaggcagttaagcatctgcccccatcaggtcatgatctcagggtcctggaatcaaatcctgagtcaagttccctgctcagtcaggagtctgcttctccctctccttctgccccctcctgcttctgctctctctcttgctctcaaataaataaaaataaaaatattaacttaaaaaaagaaaaaagaggggctcctgagtggctcagttggtttaacagctgccttcggctcaggtcatgatcccggagtcccgggattgagtcccgcatctggctcccagctctacggggagtctgcttctccctctgaccccctcatctctcacactgtctctcactgtctctctctcagataaatgaataaataaaatctttaaaaaagaaagaaagaaagaaaaaagaaacagacatatGTATAACGCCTGTCAGTGAACTAAAACTCTTTGAGAAGAGAATGACTAAGCTAGGAGAATAGGACTCACGGTGAAATTGTGCAGCCTGAGGCATACGCATGGTGTCCCGTGTAGCGGATTTCACAGCGCACGACATTGTTGGAATAGTCCGATTCAGGCACCAGGTAGCTGGGGTTCACACTGACCTAGGCAATGTAGACATCATCCACATTTTAGATTTCATCAGCAGTGTTTGCTGGttaatttcttcccatttccaCAGGGCTAGAACAAGGAAATGCTTCAACTAGATGAAGCAGGGAGGGGATTTTAAAGGTAAGGGAAGTGGTGAAATTCTGAAGAAGTTATAGAAGGAAGGTCTATATTCTCCCCCAAGttccttaaaatatctttttcctaTAGGTAGGTTggtttagaaatatttctagggAGACAGAATTGGTTGCAGGATCGTGATTATTTAACAGTGAATTCAGAAGGGGGAGCCCACTGAGTTGcagtcaaaataaatgaaaggtttCTATTTTCAAAGGTCTCTACCTTTAAAATGTAGTTTCCAGGTTTTACATCCGTAATATCAATCCACTGGCAGTCTATGTCTGCATTATAGGTATCATAGCAGCCAGGACTCAACCcctaaaacaaaatttgaaaatgtaaaaaggtGGCATATGGTTAGAATATATTAAAGAATATGATTATCATTTGCAAATTAAACTTTAAGTTAGTACTTACAAGAGTCTGACataaaactatatttatattGCATCTCCTTTGAGAAGtatatattactcagccttacAGCACCTCCAgctaaaaaaaatacaggactAATATAAGTAGTAGTATATCTAGCTTCTTAAAAGTGTCATCAATCACCAGTGAGAAATACAATCTTAAGGGACAGAATAGGcctccatcaaaattctagaataTCACCAGTTTGGGAATAAAGGCCCTGTAATAATCCACCTGTCTCTCATGACCTCAGTACGATCCTCCCCACTTTCTCTTGGAAATCACCTTCCTTTTACTCTGAATGCCCCGATTGTATAGTGTTTATTCTCTAATGCTCTGTATTATAATGTTACCGTCTAAGAATCTATCTTGCTAGAGATGAGAAACTCCCTGAGGGTGGCGTCTTTGTTGCATTTTTGAGTAGCTAATGTTGATAAAGTACTCAGCATGTGCCAGGAGCAGTTTTAAACATGTTACATCTATAAATTCAGTTTCCACAAGTACATGAAATCGGTGctattcttatccccattttgcaggtgaggaaaacGAGTCACTTTGAGGTCAATCAGGTCACTCAAGGATATTATAGCTAGTAAGTGGCTGAGCTGGCTTTCCATTTAGATGTTCAgggcccagggtccctgggtCCCAGCCAcactattctctctctcacacattgcCACTGAAAGACATTATTGAGTTAAAGGGATGAATGTATGCCTCAGAAAATGAATACCACCACATCACTCCATTTGCTAAGATACTCACTTCAGTAAGGAAATGAGTGCCTTCTACAGGCAGGTAAGAGAAAAATTCCAGTAAGATGGGGTCCTTGTTCTCCAGAAAGTTACAATCTGGGGAAATGTGCTCAAATTGGAGTCTGTAGGTATCTTCTTGATTCCATTAGTTCTTCTGGAGAAGTTTGAATtgttgtatttccatttgaaTACTAAtctaaagtaaatttaaaagcaTATGCTAGACTCATTTTAAGTCTTATTGCTATTTCATTTTGGCTCCCAAAATTTCTTTGGCGTTTAAGATCACTTTGGTCACCAAAGAGATGGCAAAATCCTCTGAGCATATTCTAGTGGTGCTTGTGTGGCTCTTGCTGGATTGGGGAAGAATGGCACAGCCCTGTGCTCTCACACAACACACAATAACACAGAGAGGCCAACCTCAAAAGTACCTGTGCTTCAGTGGGGAGAACCATATGAAGATTTTTCAATTTCTGGGACCAGCACATTAATTCTGATTCTGGCACATATTAGATACTCAGTAAGCATTAGCTATCTTAAATGTTGCTACTTGTGGCTAACAAGAAGTCCTCCGGCCTCCCATGGCTTTGTAATACCTCCATTGGATGAGCTACTatgtatttaaaactttaaacaaCACCACAATGCTGATCTTACCTTCATGTGAACAAAAGAGCTTTAAAGAGTGCTGAAATTGGTACTCCAGCTGGCAGGATTTAAGTTTTAACTTTGATTATTTGAACTAGCGAACAagtaatgagaatttttaaggcTGCTAAAAAATCAGGCATGTCCTATATTCAAGGTcaaacttgatttttattttttctttaaagattttatttatttatttgacagacagagatcagaagcaggcagagaggctggcaggggtgggggaggggtgggagaaggagtaggggagggggtgggggagggggaagcaggctccttgctgagcaaaaagcccctatgcaggacttgatcccaggaccctgagatcatgacctgagctgaaggcagaggccttaacccactgagccacccaggcgccccaaggtcaaactttaaaaacagatgaaatgtagaaccttggggcacctggttggctcagccagttaagctctgcctttggctcaggtcatgatctcagggtcctcggatagagccccatgtcaggctccctgctcagtggggaacctgcttctccctctgcccgcctgcCACtcatgtctctcaaataaataaaatcttaaaaaaaaagaaaagaaaagaaatgtagagCCTTAGCCAATGCCATCTAAACTAGCTGTTTTAGCAAAAGAGAACCGATGGTTACATTAAATTAGTGAGGTTACTGTAACTGTTTCCAGTTTCACATATGTTGACAATGAAATTTGTTAGCTCAGAACTTAGGAGTTTTGTGGAAGTATAGATATTAAGGAAGTTATATCTACTTTTCTGTTTGGATACATTCTAACAACCTTGTAATACAATATTCTAAGTCAACACTGGGGCTTTGTGAGAGTCGTTTTGCCCCTTTAAATGAAGTCCATGTTCAAGAAACACCAGTCTAGTGAAAAACATAAATACGCCAATCACTTGTAAAGCAAGACCTGGTGAACAGTGGTTAAACGGGACATACATGGAAGATGATTaataaggaaggaaatgagatggGGTCTCCCTAAGGAACTGGAAGACCAGAAGTGCCATAAATACCTATAGACATAAAGTCAAATACTTCAACAAAAAGCTGCCTAGAGTGCCTTTTTTTCTAAATGGAGAGAATAAACTCCAGGGCCGCTGCCCAGGCGGGTGGCCACTATGGAGATCGCTGAGTGGAAAGGGAATCTCTCTGCCCACATATGTGTAATGTGTGGGTAGGTTGCATCAACTTTTAGTTAGAGAGTAAGTGCTGCCCCCAGAGCATGTGGAATTGAACCTTGCCCCCTCCAATTGCTCTGATGTTTTTAAGTTCAGAGAAAGAAGCAGTGGTAACATTTAGGTCACTAAAAAGCTTCCTGACACAGCCCTGGAATTTGCTGCCCGAGCTGCCAGCTGCTGATCCCCTCGTGCCCTGCCTTATGTACGTTCACTGCTCCTTGCCAAGATTTCGGCTGGACAAAAATTATAATGTCCTCTTACAAATGAAGGTTTCTTATGGAAATACTGGCATAGCTTTTAACTGACACACATTTTCCCATTATAAGACATACACACTGCTTAGGTcagcactatttttaaaaatccatccaaAGGACATCTGACATCAATTATACTGTAGGTTTAACTACATATGCATGGAGAAAGAAATTGTGTCCTTCTGCTCCCATTTGCATGCTTAAAAGAAACCGGTTTTAAAGTGCTTTTTAAGAAACTTAGTTTCTCTCTTTGGCTAACCCCAATCACCATTCTCTCTCTAGCTTAAGACTGGAGGCAAGAATGGTTTTGAAGGTGAGAAAACAGAAGTGTCTTCAGCATTATTTACCAAGCCAATTAAAGAGTACAGAATGAGTGCAGATACTGGAAACCAATCCAATTTACTCAGGTACTAAACCTCTGCTTTTCACTGTAGAACACAATGATTATGCACATTGACCTTCTATGATgatgaaattctttaaaaataatttgagtttgaggtgcctgggtggctcagtcacttaaatgtccaactcttgatttcagttcaggtcatggtctcagggttgtgagatcacgccccaagtcgggctccattctgggcttggagcctggttgaggttccctctctccctcttcttctgcccctccctgtcctttctcaccctttctaaaaataaatacattaatgatAATAATTTGAATCATCAAGCAACCAGCTTCCCTTTCCCAATTATTTTCCATCTTGATGAGATGACCCCCTCCATCAAACAGTTTATATAGGACtggcaggaggaaagaaaaagagaagaccaCACTGTTTTCTCTCTGAAGCCTGTGGGTTCCTGAGGTCAGGGAGCCAACCCACCTGTGTATGAGCAGTACATGCAAATCGCCTGTGGTAGCCatagtcacaggatgtgtcctcAAGACAGAAACTTGCTTTGTGGCCTTCAGCCACTCTCCTCTGGGTACTGGCATCAAGGAGGTCATAGTGGCTGAATTCATCCATGCTGTGATAATGTCTGATGTCCCACACAACACAGAGACACAGGTcagtaacacacagagaaagtcaTGAGGACTTTAGATGACTTCCCCCACAACCTCCCACACTTGTTTCCACATTACAAGTGAGATCCCACTTATCTTCTTAAAGCCAGATTCAtgctggcttttttccccccaggaccATCTATCAAACTTGTAAGCCTTTAACTTTGCttctaagaaaaaaagacttattttgaGTACTTTGTTTTCCTATTCCACCCTGTTTTATCTTTGAATATTAAGTATAAATAGACACTAAATGATCTGTGTTTAAGTAAAACCTGCCATATGCTCTCTAGTCTGTTTCTTTTGGCTGGAAGTCCTGATGTtttattccaaataaaagaagagcacatgactcttgggACGTTtctgtgagatttttaaaaaatgtaaaaccattactaaaatgcaaaggaaaagtacTGCTATGTTTTCCCCACATCGTTTATACTAGTATAAACTTTTTAGTATAAACTTCTATTTAGAtacaaaataattctattttatcaGAAAATTAGGTGTTCATATCTgcctttctcatttcatttaaggTCCTGAGCTGTGTATCTTCTCACATGagggaagaacaagaaaaaattggCTCCAGTTGCAGAAGGTTTCAGGACATCCATCAGTATTTCCCGACATTACCGGGATTCCTAGGCAAGTTACCAAGGCAAATTATAGAATCACTTTATATAGAGATCATTAAATTTAGGACAGAACAGAAAATTACCCTGGGTTTGACACaggcattttaaaatatagaggTAGGTCCTTCTCAGCTCATGGAGTATATCATCTCTATCTTTCTTTGAGACTGGTGTATGAATCCTTCTGATAAGTACTTGTGGTTTTTATTACATGCTAAGTAGggcagctgggtagctcagtcggttaagcatctgctttcagctcagatcatgatctcagggttctgggattgagcctcatgttgggctcccttctctgtggagtctgcttctccctctgcccctcttcccactggttccctcaactctctctctttcaaatcaataaattttttttaaatgctagctAACTATAGATGATTTTGTCTATAACAAGCTTTTTTAGAAATCTTACCTGTAGTACATCGGAATAAAATTCTAGTGAAGCCAATTGCTGTATCCTATCAGCGGTTTTAACTTAGAACATTTAGaactttagaacattttaaaaacaggatCTGGTAGTTGATGTATGTTCTTAAAAATAGACTCCCTTGATGTTGTCACATTACacagagaaaattctagaaataagaCTTTGCATTTATATATCAAGAACtctctgaaaaaggaaaacactcaGAAGTACCCAGAATGCCCATCCACTTACTGGTGACAACTGTGCCATTCCCAGGAATATCTCGGTCGGCTTGGTAAGAAATCTGATGTCCCTTGGTTTTTCACTCTTTGGGGGAATCTTAGCAGCACCCTGTGATCATAATCTCTAACATCTGCTCTGTATGCTGAGCtgtgattttgaaaaagaagacattattACTTTCACAGGATATTAACTGAAGACAAAAGCaaaaccttttccatttttttttccttttccattttttaatggcAATTACCTCCCACCTCCAACTAGACTATCAGTTGCAAGAGGCATTctgcttattttgtttattgctgAATTTCCAGGTACTAGAACAGCACCTGGCAAGTGGCCAGAGTACagtgaatatttgctgaatgagtgaatgaacgacAACTATGGAAATCTgcaattaaaatgtgaaaaagcgTAATAAAATTGGCATTAGAAATGTACATGTGATAAGTAAATTCtgtatttataataatttcttgTTTAACCACATGAATGAGTAGAAAGTAtcccaaataataaaaaaatcctgTGTTTAATAAGAACTTTGAATTCAGCAATAGGTTTCTTTTTAAACACTTTCCTAAATATAAAGTGGGGAAATAATTCTAGAAGTGTACACCCAGATTAGATAAATAATTTTGTAACTTCGCTATCTTGAAAACAATGGCATGACTATAAAAATATCCTAGGGAGCGAGTGATGCAAGGAATAAAAATGGTAAGTtcagctttcttctcttccttcggCCTGACAGTTATAAAGGGTCAGAGTGGGAGAACTCTACAGCTGAACAGATAAACATTACTCTGtcccttctaaaatattttgtgtgaatatatattcacatactGTTGAGTATTTTCACTTTCCACTTGAAAATTTTTTATGAGACCTATCAAAACATCTTTTGCTCCCTCTGCTGGTTTCCCAGGAGCAAAGTCAGAGAATTCCATCCCCCAAACtgctatgattttattttaggaCTGATTGAAAAACAAAGCTCTTGCTTATGTTCTTATTCCAGCTGAAGTAATACCAAAACAACGAAGTTAAATTGTGGCctcaaacaaaagaagaaaacctaaCCTTTGCTGAAGAGGGGTGCCCCACTGGCAAGTTAGCCCTCTGTTTTTTTTAAGGGGTCATTAACAAGCTCTTCtattacaatatttttttccaCCTTATTGTACAGTTCTTTAATAGAAAGTTATGGGAAACCATTGGTTCCAAGGTTTGAGGATCTTGGAAAAAGAGCGTGAGATCCCAGTTCTCCAGGATAAGGGTTTGCCCCCATCTCCCTGATTTGTGTCacagttttaaagaaagaacccACAGAAATCTTCAGAATGTTAACTCTCCATCCAGGTCCGCAAGCCCAGGAGACCACATTCCACTTCGCAGCTCTTGCCCCACTTCCCAACTCCTGTCTCCGTGGAACAAGAGCGATCAGAACCAGGCACAGGAACGGCGCCTGAAGCGAGATGGGGCAGCCAGGCCACGGAGATCCCAGCCGGTACCTGGCCAAGCAGTTTTCCTCTGCAGCGCATCTCAGGTTGTACATGGACATCTTTTGCACGTACGTGGACGCCTGGATGTAATACGGGTCTGGCACCAGGTCCGGGAGACCTAAACGTCAGGAGGCGATGGGAAGAGGTGGCTGTGAGACAGcccagtgccccctcccccagctccggGTCCCTTCATGTCTCTCACTCTTCACCCTTCACGCAACCGGGCTACAGAAAGCAGGAGACCGGGGGAGGCCCAGGGCTGCAGAGCAAAGTggaaagagagcaggaggggccAGGCGCGCGGTTTGCACCAGATTCCAGGGCTGCCTCGGCAGGCGCAGGGGGAGGGATCGGATCAGCGGGGACTAAGGCCTGCCGCGCCCAGGCAGCCACGTTGGGGAGCCACAGAGTTGGAGAAGGGGTGCGCGGCTGCCTCCTGCGACTTGGGGGTGCTTACCGTACTGGAAGTAGCCGGTGCCGTATCCGGGCCGGTACCTGCTCCCAGGCCGGGGTCTTTCGTACGTGTCATAGTAGTTGTAATAGGGGTTGTCGTCGGAGTACTTGTAGGGGTTGTACGGGTCGTCGCCCACCATGCCGTCTACGCGGCTGGGCGGCTGCAGGTTACTGAGCGCCGGGCGCTCTCCCAGCGCCGTCCGGTTGCCGTCTCTCGAgtccccagcatcgcgggccccggACGGCGAGTAGCCAGCTTGGAACCAATGGCGGGCGGCGGGTCTGGGTCGGCCGGCGACCCCCGACGTGCCTCCAGTGCGCTCGCGTGCTGCCGCCGTGCGGTTGCGGAGCAGCAGGATTGGCGTGCGCGGCTGCGGGGCTGCGGCGTTGGCCGTGCCCGGGGCGGTGGTGCCCGGGTCCCGTCGGCGCTGCGGCTGGTACTGAGAGCCCAGGCTCAGCAGGCTGAACACCTGCCCGTTGTTCTCCCATTGGATCCTCTGGCGCCAGGCGGCCGGAGCCGCCGGCTGCTGGCGAGGGGGCTGCTGCTGGCTAGCGGCCGGCGGGGCGCAGCGCAGGAGTGCGCAGAGCTGCAGGGGCCCGAGCAGGAGCGCGGTCCAAGCGAAGCGCATCGCTGCCTTTTGCCTGATTGTCCCCACTCCGGGAGGTCGTTGGTCGGAGAAAAGGAAAACGGGGCCCAAATCacgtgagggagggagaaatctTCAACCGGGGAGGCGGGCGGAGCGCGGGTATCTCAGTCCCAACAAGCAACGCCGAGGGTGGGCTGCAGACCCTCGTCCAGTCAAGGCAGCTGCTGGGACGTGGCACCCGCCTGTCTCCTCTTTCCCAGTCCTTCTGGAAGGCGATGGGGAGCGGCGCGGTGGCCCCGGCGAGCGGGCAGCGTCTGGagtgaaggaaggaggagagatttTAAACTTTCTGGCACGTTTGCAAAGTTACACAAGCAGTTCTGGCCCGGCAGCCCCTCCGCTATTTGTTCACGTAATGAGATTGGAAACGTGCAAGGCGGACAGCTCCtcgcctctgcccctccctccccgtcCTGTCCTCCTCCCCCCAGACACGTTGCACAGGGAGCGTTAAGGGGAAAGAACAAAACGGAACACACATCCTGAGACACACTCGGCTTAATCTGGGGCGAACATGCAGGAATTTCAAAAGACTCAGACAGGCGAAGGCAGCCAGGCCATGGGGCGACGCCAAAATATGCATGAAGAAAAATGCTATTAGGTCACCAGCCCTGGAGAGGCGGGAAGTCGGGAGATGGGGAGGGTGCTGGGGGCGAGagtcggggaggggggcggggagggatgCTTGTGACTAACGTTTATCCATAAGGAGTTAACCAGACAAATTTCCCAATGCATACTCACTCGCTTTTATGGGAAGCGCCCTCAGCAAATAAACCCCAGGAtatcaaattttgtttttgtgtgtgtaggtAATATGAGAAATGGGTTACAAATTTGTTTCCTACAGTGAATATTTTAATAACCAAAAGTGAAATTTTACAGGGAACAAAGCCATCTAACACTGAAGGGATGGATAAACCTGTCTCTTTTTCAAAATGCCGGCCTGATTTGTACTCTGAGTGGAAGAGGAGAACTCTCTTTCATCTGCACATTATCTACAGGGACATTTCAATAAAGGAGGCTATACCAAGTCTGCTAGGATCACACTCAGAGGACAGCTTCAAAGGAGCATTTAACATGACTTTTCTCATTGTACATCCAAGGAGGAGGTTTACCTTcggattaaaaacaacaacaacaacaacaacaacaatttaaatcattctttgttaaatttttgaaaagtcaGTAAAACATCCTGTGGTGTTTGAGTGATCTTCTGATGTAAGCAGCCTGGGGGTTCAGTTTCTGGTGAGGACAAGGTAGTGGGAGGGGCCAGAGGAGAATCAGGGGCCCAAGATGGGTGGGAGGCAGGTAATGCTGACTGCAAAGAGATGCTTAATGGACCCATTTTTCACATACCAGTTGGggcagtgttggaagcatttcaaagaagaaaaaaaaatctttagccTGATTTAAAACCATGACTCAGAACCAGATTTTAATAACCTTTTTATTGGTCTCATCATTGGGCTGTTGTCTTTAGAGAGACTTCATTATTCACCTCTCTGTGTTTTCCTCCGACTCCCCGCATTTAATCACCCCCTTTTGATGATGTGGTGGACAGCTGCTGATTTGAATGCCTACCacccattttcccttttttctagCGAGAACAACATATTTTGGGAAAATTCCCCTACCCAAATGCATGGTGGGACTGACTGAGCATTCATGAGACTTCTGTCACTTCAAGCAGTGGCAATGTGATCCCGGCTTGCTCATCAAACCATCTCCCTACCATTGGAATCATGAGCAGATGGGACACCGGGCTCAGAAATGTTGGAACCTGTGCTTCCTGCCCCTGAAAAAAGTTTCTATGAGTTCTTGCTACACACATTCCCCCTACACTGTTTCAGATCCATGCCTTTCAAGACCTGATGGCCcagcttttccttccttttctccactgAATTCCTTTGTGACTTGACATGGTCAAAGTCAATTGCTGTTGGTTGCACTTTAAGAACCCAGACTGATACTGAGGGGGTTTGTGATTGGTTATCTCACTTAATCAGATCTCGTGATTCTGCATGTGATACCATGAGTTTGGCCCTTTTTGAGTCAAGTTAGATTTGCTCTCCCCATGACCACACAGCTTCCTAGAAACAGAAGAGTTGCAGATGGAAGCTTGCCAGTAGATTGACAAATCTGTTGCTTATATGGTGAAGGCAAAATCCAAGTGCACATCTCACTGATGGCCGGTGAATAGTGCCCCATCTCTGTCTGAAAGTCAGAgacatggggcacttgggtggttcagtgggttaagcctgtgccttcggctcaggtcatgatcccagggtcctgggatcaagccctgcatcaggctctctgcctggcggggagcctgcttccccctctctctctgcctgctgctttgcctacttgtgatttctctctttgtcaaataaataaatacaatcttaaaaaaaaaaaaaagaaagagacattttATAGAGTTTCcatgtaatttaaaattcaagtatTCAATGTCTCCAAACCCACTAAGAGAAGATAGAGCAAAAAAGAAGCAGGTGTATATAATTTGGATGGACAGGCCAAATGATaggggaagcaggaagggagagaatgtAATTATCTCTCATCTCTCCTCTGCCCATGAACAGCTCATTCCCCAGAAAGAGAATCCCGTAACTGCTAGTGCTTGACCACACATTACTAAGGGATGGTCTCTTCTGTGGAGATGACACTGTCAGATTGGCAGACCAGAGCAGCCCCTAATGGGAGGGTAGAAAGTTTATGCTGGATGCTGGATAGAATACCCTTGTTTCCCACCCTGgtgctcaaattaaaaaaaaaaattagctgtgTATCTTTGAACAGCTGATTTACCTTCCCTCACTCTTTGTTATCTGTAAGATTCAAGGATTAATT
This genomic interval from Neovison vison isolate M4711 chromosome 1, ASM_NN_V1, whole genome shotgun sequence contains the following:
- the LOX gene encoding protein-lysine 6-oxidase isoform X2; translated protein: MRFAWTALLLGPLQLCALLRCAPPAASQQQPPRQQPAAPAAWRQRIQWENNGQVFSLLSLGSQYQPQRRRDPGTTAPGTANAAAPQPRTPILLLRNRTAAARERTGGTSGVAGRPRPAARHWFQAGYSPSGARDAGDSRDGNRTALGERPALSNLQPPSRVDGMVGDDPYNPYKYSDDNPYYNYYDTYERPRPGSRYRPGYGTGYFQYGLPDLVPDPYYIQASTYVQKMSMYNLRCAAEENCLASSAYRADVRDYDHRVLLRFPQRVKNQGTSDFLPSRPRYSWEWHSCHQHYHSMDEFSHYDLLDASTQRRVAEGHKASFCLEDTSCDYGYHRRFACTAHTQGLSPGCYDTYNADIDCQWIDITDVKPGNYILKVSVNPSYLVPESDYSNNVVRCEIRYTGHHAYASGCTISP
- the LOX gene encoding protein-lysine 6-oxidase isoform X1, with protein sequence MRFAWTALLLGPLQLCALLRCAPPAASQQQPPRQQPAAPAAWRQRIQWENNGQVFSLLSLGSQYQPQRRRDPGTTAPGTANAAAPQPRTPILLLRNRTAAARERTGGTSGVAGRPRPAARHWFQAGYSPSGARDAGDSRDGNRTALGERPALSNLQPPSRVDGMVGDDPYNPYKYSDDNPYYNYYDTYERPRPGSRYRPGYGTGYFQYGLPDLVPDPYYIQASTYVQKMSMYNLRCAAEENCLASSAYRADVRDYDHRVLLRFPQRVKNQGTSDFLPSRPRYSWEWHSCHQHYHSMDEFSHYDLLDASTQRRVAEGHKASFCLEDTSCDYGYHRRFACTAHTQGLSPGCYDTYNADIDCQWIDITDVKPGNYILKVSVNPSYLVPESDYSNNVVRCEIRYTGHHAYASGCTISPY